The sequence CTCGGGCGCCGCCTCGGCCGGTGCGGTCGCCGGATGGGGCAGCCGTACCGCCACCGCCGCCGCGACCAGCGCCATCAGCGGGTCCTTCTTGAAGCCGAACAGCTCCACCGCGTGCGGGTCGTACTTGGGGGCGGGGGCCGAGGCCGTCGCACCGGCCAGGGTGAAGCGGAGCCAGCCGTTCTCCAGCCCCGCCGCCGGGAACCACTCCACAGTCTTCACGTCCGTGACCCGGAACGAGCGCGCCCCGCCGGAGCTCTTGGCGTCCTCGGTCTTCCAGTTCCACTCCAGCAGCAGCCGGTCCCCGTCGAAGGCCACCGTCCCGTCCCCCGCGCTCACCGCGATCGGGACGGAAGGACCCGGCAGCAGGTACGTGTCCACCGGGCCGCTCTCCACCTGCTCCAGCAGCAGCGCGTTGCGCACCTCGTCCACGAAGTACTCCGCCACCCCCGTCCGGTCTGCCTCCACCGTGAGCCGGTACGGGTCGGAGGACTCCGCCAGGCGTCCGCCGGTCACCTGGAGCAGCGGGTCCGCGCCGTCCCGCAGCCGCAGCCTCAGCCGGCCCGCCTTGCGGCCCGGTTCGTAGCTGATGCCCGCCACCGCCCGCAGCGGGACCGCCACTTCACCGAGGTTCTGGCGCAGCAGGCCCACCCCCTTGTCGCGGCCCGGCACGATGCGCACCGTGTCCCCGTCGAAGGTCCACGTGCCGTCCTTCTGGATGATTTCCGCCATCCGACGATTCTCGCACCGCCCTGAACGGCTCATGTGGCCTATACCTGGGCGCATGAGAGTCCTGCGACGCGCGCTCGGCACCCTCCTCGGCCCCCTCGTTCTCGGTCTGGCCCCGCTCCTGGCCACCGCCTGTACCGCCGCCCACGGCGACGACGCCAGACCGGGCGACCGGCGCCCGGCCGACCTCGCCCCCTACGAACGGCTCCTGCCGGCGCCGGCCTCCGCACGGCCCGGGGGCCCCGGCTACGCCTTCGGGGCCGGCACGGTCATCCGTACGGGCCCCGGATCGCGGGAGGAGGTCCGCCAGGTCGGCGAGCTCCTCGCCGAGCAGCTGCGCGGGCCGAGCGGGCTGCGGCTGCCGGTGGTCGACGGGGCGGAGGGGGACGGGATCCGGCTCCGGCTCGACGAGGAGGCGGAGGGGGTGGGGGACGAGGGGTACCGGCTGGAGTCCGGCCCGGCCGGGATCACCCTCACCGCACGCACCCCGGCGGGGCTCTTCCACGCGGGGCAGACGCTGCGGCAGCTGGTCCCGGTGGCGGGGCCCGGGACGGTGCCCGGCGGCACGGTCACCGACAGGCCGCGGTTCGCCTACCGGGGGGCGATGCTCGACATCGCCCGGCACCACTTCACGGTCGGACAGGTGAAGAGGTACGTGGACCAGCTGGCCCAGTACAAGATCAACACCTTGCACCTGCACCTGACGGACGACCAGGGCTGGCGCCTCGCGGTCGACTCCTGGCCGCGGCTGGCCGAGTACGGCGGCGGCAGCGAGGTCGGCGGCGGCCCGGGCGGGTACTGGACCAAGGACGAGTACCGCGAACTGGTGGCCTACGCGGGCGAGCGGTACGTGGACGTGGTCCCCGAGATCGACATGC comes from Streptomyces sp. NBC_01408 and encodes:
- a CDS encoding DUF4429 domain-containing protein produces the protein MAEIIQKDGTWTFDGDTVRIVPGRDKGVGLLRQNLGEVAVPLRAVAGISYEPGRKAGRLRLRLRDGADPLLQVTGGRLAESSDPYRLTVEADRTGVAEYFVDEVRNALLLEQVESGPVDTYLLPGPSVPIAVSAGDGTVAFDGDRLLLEWNWKTEDAKSSGGARSFRVTDVKTVEWFPAAGLENGWLRFTLAGATASAPAPKYDPHAVELFGFKKDPLMALVAAAVAVRLPHPATAPAEAAPEPVAALAMAAAGAARSAEEPVDHDSLLRRLRELGELHQSGILTADEFTAAKQAVLRRF
- a CDS encoding beta-N-acetylhexosaminidase — encoded protein: MRVLRRALGTLLGPLVLGLAPLLATACTAAHGDDARPGDRRPADLAPYERLLPAPASARPGGPGYAFGAGTVIRTGPGSREEVRQVGELLAEQLRGPSGLRLPVVDGAEGDGIRLRLDEEAEGVGDEGYRLESGPAGITLTARTPAGLFHAGQTLRQLVPVAGPGTVPGGTVTDRPRFAYRGAMLDIARHHFTVGQVKRYVDQLAQYKINTLHLHLTDDQGWRLAVDSWPRLAEYGGGSEVGGGPGGYWTKDEYRELVAYAGERYVDVVPEIDMPGHVNAALASYAELNCDGKAPARYTGTKVGFSSLCVGKERTYEFIDEVLGELAELTPGRYLHIGGDEAHSTPAADYAAFMDRAQAVVGRHGKKVMAWHQLAAARPAEDAVLQYWGHDKTPAAEKAAVVAAAKSGHPVVLSPADRLYLDMKYDAQTQPGLAWAGYVPVQRSYSWDPGSYLAGVPESAVLGVEAPLWTETVATRGDLEFMAFPRVLGLAELGWSPAGSLGWEAYRERLAAQAPRLDAQDITYYRAPDVPWS